A window of Malania oleifera isolate guangnan ecotype guangnan chromosome 5, ASM2987363v1, whole genome shotgun sequence contains these coding sequences:
- the LOC131156005 gene encoding scarecrow-like protein 14, producing the protein MGLSSLPPEQAPGYWAPTSTANPDVDSAGDDGFSDSVFQYIEQMRMEDDLDEEGSLLLDPAARRAVEKPLYEAMGKKYPPSPAHPRTLGCPNNICPDCNGTTSNCSRDEYKLQFQRGQEEASKFLPRGNLLLVNLENSNTKLTPKSSKDDDSPDAKEDDREYSPAVVRGKKNHQREDTDEEEGRRRKQLAVSGEEDELSEMLDNVFLFPAEETKNTAESLPNSSASESLLVQNVEACGFDPRKGAKRIGNEELVDLRAYLVMCAQDIAAEDWRNANQRLKQIRQHSSPFGDGFQRCAHNFSNALEARLAGTGNQIYAALLSKIPSAAAMLKAYRSFASVCPIRRISFYFANHHILNLAKKARVIHIIDYGNHYGFQWPMIIQDLSTLVGGPPMLRVTGIEFPRQGFCSTRIV; encoded by the exons ATGGGTTTGTCTTCCCTTCCACCGGAGCAAGCCCCGGGGTATTGGGCTCCGACGTCGACTGCGAATCCGGATGTAGATTCTGCCGGCGACGATGGCTTTTCTGATTCAGTTTTCCAATACATAGAGCAAATGCGTATGGAAGACGACCTGGACGAGGAAGGGAGCTTGTTGCTCGACCCTGCGGCTCGCCGAGCTGTCGAGAAACCGTTGTACGAAGCTATGGGTAAGAAGTATCCTCCCTCCCCTGCCCACCCACGCACTCTCGGCTGTCCTAATAATATTTGCCCTGATTGTAATGGTACCACTAGCAATTGTTCC CGGGACGAGTACAAATTGCAGTTTCAAAGAGGCCAAGAGGAAGCTAGCAAGTTCCTTCCTCGTGGAAATCTTCTACTTGTTAATTTGGAAAACTCTAACACCAAGTTAACTCCAAAGTCGTCCAAGGACGATGACAGTCCTGATGCAAAGGAGGATGACAGGGAGTATTCGCCTGCCGTCGTAAGGGGAAAGAAGAATCACCAAAGGGAGGATACGGATGAAGAAGAAGGGAGGAGAAGAAAGCAATTGGCGGTTTCGGGCGAGGAGGACGAGTTATCAGAGATGCTTGACAATGTTTTTCTCTTTCCAGCTGAAGAAACTAAGAATACTGCTGAGTCGTTGCCGAACAGTAGTGCAAGCGAGTCGTTGCTGGTGCAGAATGTGGAAGCATGTGGTTTTGACCCTAGGAAGGGAGCAAAGAGAATAGGAAATGAAGAGTTAGTTGATTTGAGGGCTTATCTTGTTATGTGTGCACAGGATATCGCTGCTGAAGATTGGAGAAATGCAAATCAACGATTGAAGCAGATTCGGCAGCACTCTTCTCCCTTCGGAGATGGGTTTCAGAGGTGTGCCCACAATTTTTCCAATGCCCTCGAAGCACGCTTGGCGGGCACAGGTAATCAAATTTATGCTGCTTTGTTATCTAAGATACCATCAGCTGCGGCCATGCTGAAAGCTTACCGGTCTTTTGCTTCAGTCTGTCCAATTAGAAGGATCTCTTTTTATTTTGCAAATCACCACATTTTGAATTTAGCCAAAAAGGCGAGGGTGATTCATATTATAGATTATGGCAACCATTATGGGTTTCAATGGCCCATGATTATCCAAGATCTCTCAACCTTGGTTGGTGGGCCTCCCATGCTACGTGTTACGGGAATAGAGTTTCCCAGACAAGGTTTTTGCTCAACAAGAATAGTTTAG